In Nocardia yunnanensis, one DNA window encodes the following:
- a CDS encoding LpqN/LpqT family lipoprotein yields MTTIAEYLAAAEVQAAPVDPAAPGAPKVTVGVPEGWQQVPAGMFPGSYGVWTQPPVNGWADNAVLLVAAFTPAVDPRELLTHAFADARQLPGWQDLDSDTADFDGYPSAGITGTYVVEQLTLWAYNRYIVVTSPTAQYLIQLTITTRTDSDGTAPTTLLEGLSITA; encoded by the coding sequence TTGACCACCATCGCCGAATACCTGGCCGCCGCCGAGGTCCAGGCCGCCCCCGTCGATCCCGCGGCCCCCGGCGCCCCCAAGGTCACCGTCGGCGTCCCCGAGGGCTGGCAGCAGGTCCCCGCCGGCATGTTCCCCGGCTCCTACGGTGTCTGGACCCAGCCCCCCGTCAACGGCTGGGCCGACAACGCCGTCCTCCTCGTCGCCGCCTTCACCCCCGCCGTCGACCCCCGCGAACTGCTCACCCACGCCTTCGCCGACGCCCGCCAGCTCCCCGGCTGGCAAGACCTCGACTCCGACACCGCCGACTTCGACGGCTACCCCTCCGCCGGCATCACCGGCACCTACGTGGTCGAACAACTCACCCTCTGGGCCTACAACCGCTACATCGTCGTCACCTCCCCCACCGCCCAATACCTGATCCAACTCACCATCACCACCCGCACCGACAGCGACGGCACCGCCCCCACCACCCTCCTCGAGGGCCTCTCCATCACCGCCTGA
- a CDS encoding TetR/AcrR family transcriptional regulator translates to MAPTDRFQPRRQPQQQRSTEMRQWVLDAAAQVFAEFGYGAGTTNRIADRAGVSIGSLYRYFPNKDAILRALMDRHLEAGAALYQERLAAGLPPPLDDALRLIVRATIDNHRDDPRLHRVLFEEAPRAPSLLARLHESEELAVTLVAAVLENHPEVAVADPGLSARVVVVTIESMVHRLMTASNPVPAQRLEDETVDLLAAYLRHRGDVRVRR, encoded by the coding sequence ATGGCGCCCACCGATCGCTTTCAGCCACGTAGACAGCCCCAACAGCAACGTTCCACGGAGATGCGCCAGTGGGTCCTCGACGCAGCTGCTCAGGTTTTCGCCGAATTCGGTTACGGCGCAGGCACGACCAACCGCATCGCCGACCGTGCGGGCGTGTCGATCGGCTCGCTGTACCGGTACTTTCCGAACAAGGACGCCATTCTGCGGGCCCTCATGGATCGGCACCTCGAGGCGGGCGCCGCGCTGTACCAGGAACGCCTCGCGGCAGGCCTCCCCCCGCCGCTGGACGATGCCCTCCGCCTGATCGTCAGGGCCACCATCGACAACCATCGCGACGACCCGCGGCTGCACCGCGTCCTGTTCGAGGAGGCGCCGCGAGCACCGAGCCTCCTCGCCCGCCTGCACGAATCCGAAGAGCTGGCAGTCACATTGGTCGCGGCGGTCCTCGAGAACCACCCCGAAGTGGCGGTCGCCGATCCTGGTTTGAGTGCCCGTGTGGTCGTGGTGACCATCGAATCGATGGTCCATCGGCTCATGACCGCGTCGAATCCCGTTCCCGCGCAACGACTGGAGGACGAAACGGTCGACCTGCTTGCCGCTTATCTGCGGCACCGTGGGGACGTCCGTGTGAGACGCTGA
- a CDS encoding FAD-dependent monooxygenase produces the protein MTIVVCGAGPTGLALAYGLRQWEVEVRLVDSAAGPALSSRALALQPRGRRCWIGSTHSGICRGAVSLR, from the coding sequence ATGACCATCGTTGTTTGTGGTGCCGGTCCTACCGGGTTGGCGTTGGCGTATGGGTTGCGGCAGTGGGAGGTCGAGGTACGGTTGGTCGATTCGGCGGCGGGGCCTGCGCTCAGCTCGCGGGCGCTGGCGTTGCAGCCGCGGGGGCGGAGGTGTTGGATCGGCTCGACGCACTCAGGGATCTGCCGCGGCGCAGTATCGCTTCGTTGA